ATTACTCTTGCCCTCTTGATTTGGAATGTTATGGTTTTCTTGACTTATGGCATTGACAAATCTAAGGCAAGGAGAAGAGCATGGCGCATCCCAGAGAAAATCTTACTCATTTTAGCCTTTACTTGTGGTGGCTTTGGTGCCTGGCTAGCAGGAATCATTTTTCATCACAAGACTAGAAAATGGTACTTTAAAACAGTTTGGTTTCTCGGAATGGTGTCTACACTAGTAGCCTTATATTTTATTTGGAGGTAATGGATGGCAGGAAAATCGATTTTTGATAAATTATGGGACCGTCATGTCATCACAGGAGAAGAGGGGCAGCCCCAACTCATGTATGTGGACCAGCACTATATTCATGAAGTGACCAGTCCTCAGGCTTTTCAAGGACTGCGAGACGCAGGTCGCAGATTGAGACGACCAGACTTGACATTTGGAACCTTTGACCACAATGTCCCGACGATCAATATTTACGATATTCGAGATGTGATTTCTAAGGCTCAAATTGATAAACTGGCTGAAAATGTTGAGGAATTCGGGATCGAACATGCGGCCCATGGTTCTGAGAAACAAGGAATCGTTCATATGGTTGGTCCAGAGACAGGACGGACCCAACCAGGAAAATTCATCGTCTGTGGAGATAGCCATACGGCAACCCACGGGGCTTTCGGAGCTATCGCCTTTGGAATTGGGACCAGTGAAGTTGAGCATGTCTTTGCGACACAGACCATCTGGCAGGTCAAACCCAAGAAAATGCTGGTGGAATTCACTGGTGTTCCTCAAAAAGGAGTTTATTCTAAGGATTATATTCTCGCCTTGATTGCCAAGTATGGAGTTGCCTGTGGTGTTGGCTATGTGGTGGAATATCGTGGGCAAGCGATTGATGCACTAAGTATGGAAGAGCGAATGACCATCTGCAATATGTCCATCGAGTTTGGATCTAAGATGGGAATCATGAATCCAGATCAAACCACCTATGATTATCTCAAGGGACGCGAGTGTGTTCCAGAGGACTTCGAAGAGGCTGTGGCGGATTGGAAAACAATTGTCAGTGATGATGATGCTGTTTACGATAAAGTTATCCGGATGGATGTCTCAGACCTAGCTCCCATGGTGACTTGGGGGACCAATCCTGCTATGGGGGTTGACTTTGACAGTAGTTTCCCAGAAATTAAGGATATGAATGATGAGCGCGCCTACAATTACATGGACTTGGAGCCTGGTCAAAAGCCAGCTGATATTGAACTAGGATATATCTTTATTGGTTCATGTACCAATGCTCGTCTCAGTGATTTGCAACTGGCGGCTCGATTTGTCAAAGGAAAGAAAATTGCTCCTAATTTAACGGCTATCGTGGTTCCGGGCTCTCGTCCTGTGAAACGTGCTGCTGAGAAGTTGGGCTTGGACAAGGTCTTCCTAGATGCTGGCTTTGAGTGGAGAGACCCAGGTTGCTCTATGTGCCTAGGGATGAATCCTGACAAGGTTCCAGATGGTGTTCACTGTGCCTCAACCAGCAATCGAAACTTTGAAGACAGACAAGGTTTTGGCGCTAAGACCCATCTCTGCAGTCCAGCCATGGCAGCTGCAGCAGCTATTGCAGGGCGATTCGTAGATGTTCGGCAAATGCCAGAAGCCCAGTAAGGAGAGGATATGGAGAAATTTACAGTTTATACGGGAACGACCGTTCCTCTTATGAATGATAATATTGACACCGACCAAATCCTACCCAAGCAGTTTCTAAAGTTAATTGATAAAAAAGGCTTTGGTAAGTACCTCATGTATGCTTGGCGTTATCTGGATGATCTCTATACTGAGGATCCTGACTTTGTCTTTAACCGGCCTGAATATCGTAAAGCCAGTATTCTTATCTCAGGGGATAACTTTGGAGCAGGTTCTTCGAGGGAACATGCAGCTTGGGCCTTAGCAGACTATGGTTTTAAGGTCGTGATTGCAGGGTCTTTTGGGGATATTCATTACAATAATGAACTCAATAATGGCATGTTGCCCATTGTTCAGCCCAGAGAGGTTAGAGAGAAACTAGCCCACTTGAAACCAACTGATCAGGTAACTGTGGACTTGGAACAACAAAAAATCATCTCACCAGTTGGAGAATTCACTTTCGAAATCGATAGCGAGTGGAAACACAAGCTCTTAAATGGTTTGGATGATATCGGTATTACATTGCAGTATGAAGATTTGATTGCTGCTTATGAAAAACAACGACCAGCCTACTGGCAGGATTAGAAGAAAAATAGAAAAGGAAATAGAACTATGACAAAACACATTCAATGGAAGGGAACACTTTCACAAGAAGGCTATGATATTTTAAAAGGTGAGGGCGGATGTATCGTTTGTCCTACAAAAGTTGGCTACATCATCATGACTAGTGACAAGGCAGGACTTGAACGCAAGTTTGAAGCTAAAGAACGTAACCGTAATAAACCAGGAGTGGTTCTCTGTGGTAGCATGGATGAGCTTCGCGCTTTAGCACAACTCAACCCAGAAATTGAAGCTTTCTACCAAAAACATTGGGACGAAGATATTCTTCTCGGTTGCATCCTTCCTTGGAAACCAGAAGCCTTTGAAAAACTCAAAGCATACGGTGATGGCCGTGAAGAACTGATGACTGATGTGCGTGGAACGAGCTGTTTCGTTATCAAGTTTGGGAAAGCTGGTGAACAATTAGCTGCCAAACTTTGGGAAGAAGGCAAGATGGTCTATGCCTCATCTGCAAACCCATCTGGAAAAGGTAACCGTGGTAAGGTAGAAGGTATCGGAGAACGGATCGAAGGGGCAGTTGACCTTGTTATCGAGGCAGACGACTATGTAGCTTCTATCCAACCAGACAAAACGATTGAAACTCGCTACGAGCAAGGTGTGATGGTCTCTATGGT
Above is a genomic segment from Streptococcus mitis containing:
- a CDS encoding isopropylmalate isomerase; this encodes MEKFTVYTGTTVPLMNDNIDTDQILPKQFLKLIDKKGFGKYLMYAWRYLDDLYTEDPDFVFNRPEYRKASILISGDNFGAGSSREHAAWALADYGFKVVIAGSFGDIHYNNELNNGMLPIVQPREVREKLAHLKPTDQVTVDLEQQKIISPVGEFTFEIDSEWKHKLLNGLDDIGITLQYEDLIAAYEKQRPAYWQD
- a CDS encoding translation factor (SUA5), with amino-acid sequence MTKHIQWKGTLSQEGYDILKGEGGCIVCPTKVGYIIMTSDKAGLERKFEAKERNRNKPGVVLCGSMDELRALAQLNPEIEAFYQKHWDEDILLGCILPWKPEAFEKLKAYGDGREELMTDVRGTSCFVIKFGKAGEQLAAKLWEEGKMVYASSANPSGKGNRGKVEGIGERIEGAVDLVIEADDYVASIQPDKTIETRYEQGVMVSMVDKDGKLIPEQGGARSTSPAPVVIRKGLDIDKIMMHLSDTFNSWDYRQGEYY
- a CDS encoding isopropylmalate isomerase (dehydratase component, catalyzes the isomerization between 2-isopropylmalate and 3-isopropylmalate), with amino-acid sequence MAGKSIFDKLWDRHVITGEEGQPQLMYVDQHYIHEVTSPQAFQGLRDAGRRLRRPDLTFGTFDHNVPTINIYDIRDVISKAQIDKLAENVEEFGIEHAAHGSEKQGIVHMVGPETGRTQPGKFIVCGDSHTATHGAFGAIAFGIGTSEVEHVFATQTIWQVKPKKMLVEFTGVPQKGVYSKDYILALIAKYGVACGVGYVVEYRGQAIDALSMEERMTICNMSIEFGSKMGIMNPDQTTYDYLKGRECVPEDFEEAVADWKTIVSDDDAVYDKVIRMDVSDLAPMVTWGTNPAMGVDFDSSFPEIKDMNDERAYNYMDLEPGQKPADIELGYIFIGSCTNARLSDLQLAARFVKGKKIAPNLTAIVVPGSRPVKRAAEKLGLDKVFLDAGFEWRDPGCSMCLGMNPDKVPDGVHCASTSNRNFEDRQGFGAKTHLCSPAMAAAAAIAGRFVDVRQMPEAQ